A segment of the Halogranum gelatinilyticum genome:
GAGTTCCTGTTCGATACGGTGCGGTTCTCGGCGTACTCGCTCGTGATGCTGCTCGGACTCCTACCGCTCGTCGTCGCCGGGTTCGTCCTGCCGGCACTCCCGGACGTCTTCGCGCTGGCGACGCTGGGTTACGCGCTGGCCGTCGGCGTCGTCGGCGTGCTCGCGCTGGAGCGTGCCGCGTCGCGGGCCGTGTGACCACGCCGTCAGTTCAACGCCGTGACCTCGTCGGTGAGGTCCGTCGGCTCGTCGACGGGGCCGTTGACGAACAGAGCGTGGCTCATGATGGCGATGGCGACGAGGCCGGCCACGGGGACGGTGACGGCCGACGACAACGCGGTGAACTGCCCGAGGGCGACGCCACTCTCGAGACTGCCGGCGATACCCAGCAAGACGAGGTCGTAGTACTGCCAGGTGTAGCTCATGGGTGTGTGTTGTGACTGGTGTCGGGAAAGTGTGAGGGCGAGTCGCCTCAGGTGTACTCCTGTGCGACGTCCGTCGAACCCGTGTGGTCACGTACGAGAGCGGCACATCATATTAAAAACACCGCCAGATAATTAATCCCAATAGGCATAGAATTATTCGGAGAAGTAACGATGGATCTTCGGACGCTTCGAGCCGCTCTGTTGTCGGTTCTCGCGGTCGTCGCAGCGGGCGGGTCTGTCGTAGTCGGTGTGACGCCGAACGGCTGGAACCCGCTCGGTGGAGTCGTGCTCGGCTTCGTGCTCGTGTATCTGCTGCTCCGTCGGGTCGTAGGAGCGTATCTGACGGAGGTGCAGCGGTGGGGACTGTTTGCACTGTTCGGCGTGGTCTCGTTTCTCTCCGTGGCGACCTACACGGCGGTGTACGGCGGGAGTCCGGATGCCGAACTCGTCGTCAGCGTGCTCGTGTGTCTCCTCGTGTCCGCACTGTTCGGCTACCGAGCGCGAGCACGTGTACGCTCGGGGTGACGACTGCGTCTGACAATTAGGAATCCAACTGTCGCAGCGTGATGGGGTGCTGCACTGAGAGTGAGTTCAGCGAAAACACAGCGGGAAGTAGATTTGAACTACGCGAACGTCGCTCCCTTCGGTCGCTCGTTCTCTCGTTCAAACTACGACGTGACTATTTTCAGGAACTCTGGGGTCGCGACGCGATGAAACGCGTCGCTTGCGGTGTGAGTTCCTGAAAAATAGCGGGAAGTAGATTTGAACTACCGATCTCCGGGTTATGAGCCCGGCGGAATCTCCTGGCTATCCCATCCCGCTATCATCACGTATCCCTCGGTTACGTATAAGGTTTGGTAAGTCGGTCTGTCCTGTCTCCCGGTACCACGTCACTCGACAGCGACGCCGTTACCGCTGGCGTCCCAGACGCGTCGCTGGAGGTCTTCGAGACCTTCGCGCTCCGAGAGTCGGTGGTCGTCGACGACGACCTGTACGGGCCGCGTGCGGTCCGTGAAATGGTTGTGGAGCACCGTCGCGACGATGTCGCGGGCGATAGTCGACGGAATCTCGATGGTCACCCGGAGCACGTCGACCGGGGCCGAGCCGTTCGTCTGTGCCGCCGCACGCTCGACAGCGACGTCGAGGTCGGAGTCCGTCGCCCGCCGTGGCTGCTCGGGCGACTCGTGGGAGGGGCCGCGCGGCACCTCCGTCCACTGCTCGGTCGTCACCTCCGAGACCATCTCGTCGAGCTGCTGGAACGCCGTTGCTACTGCGGATCGGTCGCCGACGAGTGTCACGGTGACCGGTCGAGCCATGGTATGTGATAACGCCCAACACACATGAAGCTTCCCGCCGTGCGGTGTGTCGGCATCGACCGAGTATCAGTCAGACAGCCGTCACACCGGCCTGAAGCTTGATTACGCACCAGTAGAAGAATCAAACAATCAGTGACGTGAGAGAGTCATGACGGGCACACACTCCGGGCAGGAGGAAGACGGCGAGACGGATCGACGGACGTTGTTGAAGGGAATCGCACTGGGGAGCCTCGGCACCGCGGGCATCTTCGGCGGTCTGGGAGCCGCCGACGGTACGGTGGGCGGCGCGGTCGACGACGTCGCAGGGGGTCTCCTCGGCGACGACAGTCACGACGGCCACGACAGCCACCACGTGCTGGCTCTCGTTCCGCGCGACGCCGTGACCCACACCGCGAGCGGTGGGCAGTGGGCCGACGCGACGACGTGGGGAGACGAGACACCGACCGACGGCGCGCGGGTCCACGTGCCCGCGGAGACGACGCTCACACTCACGTCGACGACGGCGCGGCTGCAGACCCTCCGCGTCGACGGGACGCTCCGCGTCGACCCCGAGACGGCGGCGCGCCTCCTCGTCGAAACGCTCGTCGTCACCGGCAGCGGCCGACTCGAACTCGGGAGTGAGGAGACTCCGGCACAGGACACCGTCGTCACGTTCCTCGACTCGGGAGCCATCGACGAGTCCGACGACCCCGAACGCATCGGCCGGGGCCTGCTCACCCTGCCGGGTGCGACGGTCCGGGTCCGGGGCGTCGAGAAGACATCCTTCCTCGAACTGGCGAGCGCGCCGACGAGCGGTGACGACGAACTGCGCCTCGCGGCCGAACCGACCGGTTGGACCGCCGGCGACACGGTCGTCCTCCCGGGACTCTCACCCGACCGCGACGAGGACGAGGAGCGCGAGGTCGTCGCCGTCGACGGCACGAGCGTCCGCCTCGACGAACCACTGGAGTACGACCACATCCCACCCAAGTCCAGTCTCCCGAGCTACGTCGTCAGCCTCTCGCGAACCGTCCGCTTGGCGTCCGAGAACGACCGGACGAAACGGCGCGGCCACGTGATGTTCATGAGTCGCGACGTCGACGTCGTCGGTGCGGAGTTCTCGGACCTCGGCCGGACCGACAAGTCCCGCCCCGTCACCGACCCGGCCAACGGCGTTCCCCCGAAAGACGCCGAGTCGAACCCCCAAGCCCGCTACGCCTGTCACTTTCATCGAACTGGCCCGACCGTCGGCGACCCCCGCGTCGTCCGCGACTGTGTCGTCCGGGGCAGCCCCGGCTGGGGCTACGTCAACCACGACAGCCACGTCCGGTTCGAGGACAACGTCTCCTACCAGGTGTTCGGTGCGGGCTTCGTCGCCGAGATCGGGACCGAAGCAGGGACGTTCAAACGGAACTTCGCGCTCCGGTCGCACGGTTCGGGTAGCGTCCCGGACGGTCGACAGTTCCGCGAAGGGGACGAAGGAGCCATCGACGACTTCGGCCATGGCGGCTACGGCTTCTGGTTTCAGGGCCCCGGCGTCGCCGTCGAGGGGAACGTCGCCGCCGGCCACCGTCACCACGGCTTCGTCTACTGGACCCGCGCCAAGCCGGACCGGGAGGTCCCCCCGGGCGAACTCGGTGGCGTCACCGGCGAGTTAGCCAACTTCCCCGTCGAGCGCATCGAGAACCAGCCCGACCTCGTCGACTCAGACGAGGTCGACGACGGCATGGTCCCGTCGAGTCTGGTGAAGTTCCGGTCGTTCCGCGACAACACCGTCTTCGCCTCCGGCGGCGGGCTCGACATCTCGCGGCACCGCTTCGGCGCACACCACGACCGACTGGACGAGTACAGCGTCGTCGACGGATTTCTCGCATTTAACATCGGCCGCCACTACAGCCAGTGGGACCATCTCAGAGTTCCCAACAGCCGCGGTGCGCAGGGTGGCTACAACGGGGTCTCGGTCCGGTACAGCGCGAACGTCCGGATTCGAGACGCCCACCTCGTCGCGGGCGACGGCGCGGGTCGCGGGGTCGGAATAAATCGAAATCACGCGCCGAGCAACGTCCGCGTGGAGGACTCGACGGTCGAGGGCTTCACGGTCGGCGTCCGGGCCGCACCACGAGGCGAGAGCCCCGTCACGGGCGTCCTCGACAACGAGGTCGACGTGCAGGTAATCGGAGGGACGACCGACCGGCGGTGGACGCCCGCCCAACAGGTCGACGTCGAGGCCGAGTTCGGCGAGGGGGGCCGGACAAACCTCTATCTCTCGGCCGAGTTCGACGACGACCTCTACGGCCTGTTCTCGCCGGAGGGTGGCGTCACGCTGAACGGCGAGGGGGTCTACTTCGCCGAACAGGCGGCCGACTACGTCCCGTTCCCCACCCGCGCCGACCTCGACGCCACGGAGAAAGATTCGCTGTCGGCACTCACCGACGTCGCCCCGCGGAAACTGGTCGGGAAGTCGAACGCAGAGCTGTACGAGGAGTACGGCCTCGCCGTCGAGGGGTCCGTCCTCCCGGAGAGTGCCGGTACGGACGCGGCCGTCGAAGGCGGCTACGTCGCGGGCGCGGCCGACGGCAGCCGACGAACCGAGTGGCCGGGCAGCGACACCGGGTCAGCGTTGCTCGCGCAGGCTCGCTCCACCGAGGGGTCGCTCTCGGAGGTCGGCCGGTTGCGACAGGGCGAGCGGCTGACCGTCTACGGCGAGGACACTGTCCAGACGCTACCCGGGAAGTACGCTGGTCTCGCGTACGTCAGACCCGAGGAAGAAGACGCCGACGCCGAGCGTCCCACGGCACTCCAGCTCTCCGTGACCGCGCCGGCAACGGTCTACGTCGCCTACGACGCCGAGACGCGGCCGGACTGGCTCTCGTCGTGGCGCGACACCGGCGACACGGTCGGGACGACCGACGGGAAGCGTCGGGTCTACGCCCGCGAAGTCGACGCCGGAACCGTCCGACTCGGCGGCTGTCCGGACACCCACCGGATGTACACGCCGTTCGTCGAAGGGCGGTAGTCACGGCGGCGAGACGGGCGACATTCGGACCGGCAGACAGCGAGCCGTGTCTGACGCGTGCCTGACAGAGATTTATACGACTCCTCCGTCAACGGTTGGCCATGTTACACGGATTACGCACGACGGAACGGGGGAAAACGCGTGATTCGGTCGGCGACGGCGTCCGGGGGGCGGAGCGTGGCCACCGTGGGTGAGCAGTCGGTCCATATCGAACTCCTCGTCGCCGACGGCGACGAGGAGCGGCCGGACGTCGAGTCCGGGTCGCGCGTCGACGTCTCGGTTGCCGGCGAGATGTATCCGACCGCACGGCTGGCCGACGGCCGGTATATCGCGTGGTGGTTCGACACGTCGGCCCCGGACCCGACCGACCAGGCCGCGACCGAGTGGGTCGCCGCCCCGACGCGCTATCTCGCCGCGGCGACGCTCCGCGAGCTCTGGGAGGACCCGTCGCTCTTTGACACGCTCACCCAGGGGTCGACACCGGCGTCGCCCTGACCGCTCACTCCGACGCGTCCTCGACGTCGATGACGACCGGCTCCGACGCCTCGGAGCCGCCGGTCTCGTCGTTCGTGGTATCACTGAGATCGTCGAGCGCGTCGAGGTCGTCGAGGTCGACGGCACCGTCGGTCAGGTCGGCGAGCGCGAGTCCGAGGTTGCGCTTGTTGACCTTCCAGACGGCGTCGAAGAGACCGCCGACGAGCGGAATCGAGCCGACGGCGGCGTCGACGCCGACGTTCGCCAGCATTCGCAGGAGCGTCGTGTAGGACACGCCGAGCCGCGCGGATTCGAGGACGACGTACAGCGAGACGCCCGCCGAGAGCACGTCGCCGACGACCGGGAGCGTGCCGAGGACGGGGTCGACACCGAAGCGGAAGTTCGTCCCGGGGACACGCACGAGCTCGTCGAGCACGTAGGCGACCCGGCGGAGCCGTTCGATGGTGGCCGCGTCGACCGTGTCGGGGAGTTCGGCGGCGAGGTCGGGACCGAGCGCGTCACGGACGTCGTCTGGGCTGCTCATGCTCTGCCGTTGGCCGCCGAGAAGAATAAGCGCGGTGGCGGTCGAGTGACAGCGACTGGTGGTCGAGTGACAACGGCTGGCGGTCGCGCGGCCGTCTGCGCGCGGCTCGCACCCACCAGGTCCGGGCACTGACGACCCGCCGTCGCGTCCGCGGCTCGGTGTCCAGTCGGGCGAGCAGCGTCCGGCCGAGGAGGAAGGACAGAGAGAGGTTGAACAGCACGATGGCGACGGGACTCGGCGAGGCAAGGGCGACGAAGACACCGGTGAGCAAGAGCCGG
Coding sequences within it:
- a CDS encoding right-handed parallel beta-helix repeat-containing protein, encoding MTGTHSGQEEDGETDRRTLLKGIALGSLGTAGIFGGLGAADGTVGGAVDDVAGGLLGDDSHDGHDSHHVLALVPRDAVTHTASGGQWADATTWGDETPTDGARVHVPAETTLTLTSTTARLQTLRVDGTLRVDPETAARLLVETLVVTGSGRLELGSEETPAQDTVVTFLDSGAIDESDDPERIGRGLLTLPGATVRVRGVEKTSFLELASAPTSGDDELRLAAEPTGWTAGDTVVLPGLSPDRDEDEEREVVAVDGTSVRLDEPLEYDHIPPKSSLPSYVVSLSRTVRLASENDRTKRRGHVMFMSRDVDVVGAEFSDLGRTDKSRPVTDPANGVPPKDAESNPQARYACHFHRTGPTVGDPRVVRDCVVRGSPGWGYVNHDSHVRFEDNVSYQVFGAGFVAEIGTEAGTFKRNFALRSHGSGSVPDGRQFREGDEGAIDDFGHGGYGFWFQGPGVAVEGNVAAGHRHHGFVYWTRAKPDREVPPGELGGVTGELANFPVERIENQPDLVDSDEVDDGMVPSSLVKFRSFRDNTVFASGGGLDISRHRFGAHHDRLDEYSVVDGFLAFNIGRHYSQWDHLRVPNSRGAQGGYNGVSVRYSANVRIRDAHLVAGDGAGRGVGINRNHAPSNVRVEDSTVEGFTVGVRAAPRGESPVTGVLDNEVDVQVIGGTTDRRWTPAQQVDVEAEFGEGGRTNLYLSAEFDDDLYGLFSPEGGVTLNGEGVYFAEQAADYVPFPTRADLDATEKDSLSALTDVAPRKLVGKSNAELYEEYGLAVEGSVLPESAGTDAAVEGGYVAGAADGSRRTEWPGSDTGSALLAQARSTEGSLSEVGRLRQGERLTVYGEDTVQTLPGKYAGLAYVRPEEEDADAERPTALQLSVTAPATVYVAYDAETRPDWLSSWRDTGDTVGTTDGKRRVYAREVDAGTVRLGGCPDTHRMYTPFVEGR
- a CDS encoding DUF4112 domain-containing protein; this translates as MSSPDDVRDALGPDLAAELPDTVDAATIERLRRVAYVLDELVRVPGTNFRFGVDPVLGTLPVVGDVLSAGVSLYVVLESARLGVSYTTLLRMLANVGVDAAVGSIPLVGGLFDAVWKVNKRNLGLALADLTDGAVDLDDLDALDDLSDTTNDETGGSEASEPVVIDVEDASE